The following coding sequences are from one Panicum hallii strain FIL2 chromosome 5, PHallii_v3.1, whole genome shotgun sequence window:
- the LOC112892744 gene encoding uncharacterized protein LOC112892744, translating into MDSIPKFLLLERVIIKPFCRGKSSHYDQKPVHTSVKNERLLSGPTAPARPFGPTPLIPESISANRLGPSRAPADPPPRSPARAITTVAMAPPPHSKTTKKHHARLNNPFPRAIPAAAIRNGDAAPRLSFAPASKLAHAHDFPVGTRFRLCWDPSLGGEVALSRVPSGGGDARRAMWESVPGVAFLSAASVATEADECRGSFALRDGRARLVPHRQHVDKIKAFYRCDAEAGADLLRGAAFKASDATRFPVLVITGLLSAKQSSAASCSCCGLRSGCRRARGAAGRPALSARYWILLEEKTDTQVAFSVNIGDYQWTCAHADPAKSPPATVTTTTTTTTTTTPRINRPSLRLRLSARVQRPTSKKTRLAPSREETSSLLPPEPERAEARPEEFNRVFLTYASSRDERFYGFGEQFSRVEFKGKRVPVLVQEQGIGRGDQPITFAANLVSYRSGGNWSTTYAPSPFYMTSKMRSLYLEGYDYSIFDLTKPDRVQIQIFGNSVQGRILDGDSPTQLLTSYTESTGRPPVLPRWITSGAVVGMQGGTDTVRRVWKELQDYDVPVSAFWLQDWVGQRKTAIGSQLWWNWEVDDAHYNGWKDLVSDLRSSGIRTMTYCNPCLVPMDQKPNTKRHLFEEAKKLGILVKDEAGEPYMMPNTAFDVAMLDFTNPEARAWFKKILRGMVDDGVSGWMADFGEGLPLDARLHSGEDPVAAHNRYPELWARVNREFADEWQAGSVAATAAEEDGGGAGGDDGLVFFVRSGFRESSRWAMLFWEGDQMVSWQANDGIKSSVVGLLSGGLSGFPLNHSDAGGYCTVDLPFLRYRRGEELLLRWMEVNAFTVVFRTHEGNKPASNCQFYSNSRTLAHFARCAKLYKAWEFYRAQLVREAAAAGLPVARHLFLHYPADERVQALTYQQFLVGTEMLVVPVLDKGRSAVTAYFPAGAGAWRHVWTGDEYGAGAQGGFEAEVQAPVGYPAVFVRVGSPVGERFLTNLRDLKVL; encoded by the exons ATGGA TAGTATTCCAAAATTCCTACTTCTTGAACGGGTCATAATTAAACCTTTCTGCCGTGGCAAATCTAGCCATTACGACCAGAAACCAGTACACACGTCAGTCAAAAACGAGCGCTTGCTCTCCGGGCCCACCGCTCCTGCCCGACCATTTGGACCCACCCCCCTCATTCCAGAATCTATTTCAGCCAATCGGCTTGGACCGAGCAGAGCTCCGGCGGATCCTCCACCCCGttctcccgcgcgcgccatCACCACCGTTGCCATGGCGCCCCCGCCGCATTCCAAGACCACCAAGAAGCACCACGCGCGCCTCAACAACCCGTTCCCTCGcgccatccccgccgccgccatccgaAATGGCgacgccgccccgcgcctctcTTTCGCCCCGGCCTCCAAGCTCGCCCACGCGCACGACTTCCCCGTCGGGACCCGGTTCCGCCTCTGCTGGGACCCGTCcctcggcggcgaggtggccCTGTCCAGGGTACCGtcaggcggcggcgacgcgcgcCGCGCGATGTGGGAGAGCGTCCCCGGCGTCGCGTTCCTCTCCGCGGCCTCCGTCGCCACCGAGGCCGACGAGTGCCGCGGCTCCTTCGCGCTCCGCGACGGCCGCGCCCGCCTCGTCCCCCACCgccagcacgtcgacaagatcaAGGCCTTCTACCGCTGCGACGCCGAGGCCGGCGCCGACCTGCTGCGCGGCGCCGCGTTCAAGGCGTCCGACGCTACGCGGTTCCCGGTGCTGGTGATCACCGGGCTGCTGTCCGCCAAGCAGTCCTCTGCCGCGTCGTGCAGCTGCTGCGGGCTGCGCTCCGGCTGCCGCCGGgcccgcggcgcggcggggaggccggcgctctcGGCGCGGTACTGGATCCTCCTCGAGGAGAAGACCGACACGCAGGTCGCGTTCAGCGTCAATATCGGCGACTACCAATGGACCTGCGCGCACGCCGACCCTGCCAAGTCGCCCCCAGCGACGGTGACCACGACCACAACCACAACCACAACCACAACCCCGAGGATCAACCGGCCCAGCCTGCGCCTTCGTCTGTCAGCGCGCGTCCAGCGACCCACCAGCAAGAAGACGAGGCTGGCCCCGAGCCGGGAGGAAACTTCGTCGCTCCTGCCGCCGGAGCCGGAGAGGGCGGAGGCGCGGCCGGAGGAGTTCAACCGCGTGTTCCTGACGTACGCGAGCAGCCGTGACGAGCGGTTCTACGGGTTCGGCGAGCAGTTCAGCCGCGTGGAGTTCAAGGGGAAGCGCGTGCCGGTGCTGGTCCAGGAGCAGGGGATCGGCAGGGGAGACCAGCCCATCACATTCGCCGCCAACCTCGTCAGCTATAG GTCAGGAGGAAACTGGAGCACCACATATGCCCCATCTCCCTTCTACATGACCTCAAAGATGAGATCTTTATACCTTGAAGGATACGACTACTCCATTTTCGACCTGACGAAACCTGACAGAGTACAGATACAG ATTTTTGGGAATTCTGTTCAAGGACGAATACTAGACGGTGATTCGCCAACCCAACTCCTCACCAGCTACACGGAGTCAACCGGAAGGCCACCTGTTCTTCCCAGGTGGATCACATCCGGTGCCGTCGTCGGCATGCAGGGCGGCACGGACACCGTCCGCAGGGTTTGGAAAGAACTGCAGGACTACGATGTCCCAGTTTCTGCATTCTGGCTACAG GACTGGGTTGGCCAGAGGAAGACGGCAATTGGGTCTCAACTGTGGTGGAACTGggaggttgatgatgctcatTACAATGGATGGAAGGATCTAGTCAGCGACCTTCGAAGCAGCGGCATTAGGACGATGACTTACTGTAATCCTTGCCTTGTACCG ATGGATCAGAAGCCGAACACGAAGAGGCACCTGTTCGAGGAGGCCAAGAAGCTGGGCATCCTGGTCAAGGACGAGGCCGGCGAGCCGTACATGATGCCCAACACGGCGTTCGACGTGGCAATGCTCGACTTCACCAACCCGGAGGCCCGCGCCTGGTTCAAGAAGATCCTGCGGGGCATGGTGGACGACGGCGTGAGCGGCTGGATGGCCGACTTCGGCGAGGGCCTGCCGCTGGACGCGCGGCTGCACTCCGGCGAGGACCCCGTCGCCGCGCACAACCGGTACCCGGAGCTGTGGGCGCGCGTCAACCGCGAGTTCGCCGACGAGTGGCAAGCCGGCAGCGTcgccgcgacggcggcggaggaggacggcggcggcgctggcggcgacGACGGCCTGGTGTTCTTTGTGCGGTCGGGGTTCCGGGAGAGCTCCCGGTGGGCGATGCTATTCTGGGAGGGCGACCAGATGGTGAGCTGGCAGGCGAACGACGGCATCAAGAGCAGCGTGGTCGGGCTCCTCAGCGGCGGCCTCTCCGGGTTCCCGCTCAACCACAGCGACGCCGGCGGCTACTGCACCGTGGACCTGCCGTTCCTGCGCTACCGCCGCGGCGAGGAGCTCCTCCTGCGCTGGATGGAGGTGAACGCCTTCACCGTCGTGTTCCGCACCCACGAGGGGAACAAGCCGGCCTCCAACTGCCAGTTCTACTCCAACAGCAGAACGCTCGCGCACTTCGCGCGCTGCGCCAAGCTCTACAAGGCCTGGGAGTTCTACCGCGCGCAGCTGGtcagggaggcggcggcggcggggctccccGTGGCGCGGCACCTGTTCCTGCACTACCCGGCGGACGAGCGCGTGCAGGCGCTGACGTACCAGCAGTTCCTGGTCGGCACGGAGATGCTGGTGGTGCCGGTCCTGGACAAGGGCCGGAGCGCAGTGACCGCCTACTTcccggccggcgccggcgcgtggCGGCACGTGTGGACCGGCGACGAGTACGGTGCTGGGGCGCAGGGTGGGTTCGAGGCCGAAGTCCAGGCCCCGGTGGGGTACCCGGCCGTGTTCGTGAGGGTTGGATCACCGGTCGGCGAAAGATTCTTAACCAACTTGAGAGATCTCAAGGTGTTGTAA
- the LOC112895290 gene encoding uncharacterized protein LOC112895290 produces MPTRPTSDSLTARGSQCPPPLSGSISPLSRFLDPSRSCRLTAGGRRAPATRRQARRREPATVRPVPKAQQQPSRGDRQIKKSPRWLDEQNRRIANSQFLISSTIDNAAPVRSLSPTGSHGGAAPARQRPKPNGTSDSSRAARLKPVKPPARPRAHSSTTPISQSLGASKSKAAGLSYLIPPRHFVRNPRRIKRAPFASVSPGLGAGLSLQRVGGQSWRREKLGRGSPPGGGGGGLSPAGPELS; encoded by the exons ATGCCCACACGCCCCACATCCGACTCGCTGACGGCCCGAGGGTCCCAATGCCCACCTCCCCTGTCCGGCTCGATCTCGCCTCTCTCTCGTTTTCTCGATCCCTCCCGATCTTGCAGGCTGACAGCCGGCGGCAGGCGCGCGCCGGCGACCAGAAGGCAGGCGCGACGCCGCGAGCCTGCGACCGTGAGGCCAGTGCCAAAGGCGCAGCAGCAGCCCAGCAGGGGCGACAGGCAGATCAAGAAATCCCCACGGTGGCTCGACGAGCAGAATCGACGCATCGCAAATTCGCAATTCCTGATTTCCTCCACGATTG ATAACGCGGCCCCTGTTCGATCGCTCTCCCCGACGGGCAGCCACGGCGGCGCCGcgccggcgcggcagcggccgaAGCCGAACGGGACCTCGGATTCTTCGCGGGCCGCTCGGCTGAAGCCCGTCaagccgccggcccggccccgcgcgcaTTCGTCGACCACGCCGATCAGTCAGTCACTCGGAGCTTCGAAAAGCAAAGCAGCAGGCCTTTCGTATTTAATCCCACCTCGCCATTTCGTGCGTAATCCGCGGCGGATAAAGCGCGCCCCATTCGCGTCCGTATCTCCGGGTCTGGGTGCAGGCCTGTCACTCCAGCGTGTAGGAGGGCAGAGTTGGCGAAGGGAAAAGCTCGGTCGCGGGAgcccgccgggggggggggggggtggtctCTCTCCGGCGGGGCCGGAGCTCTCCTGA
- the LOC112892741 gene encoding protein DETOXIFICATION 27-like — MGHGTRGGGSDCAAPLLSVSGDDAGKQEPHRQESCCDLWRRVSEESRKLWVVVGPAIFTRTATYSLNVIMQAFAGHLGDLELASVSFACTVLAGFNYGLMLGMASALETLCGQAYGAKKYHMMGVYMQRSWIVLFVCAVLLTPMYFFAEDVLLLTGQPPELSAMAGKVSVWFIPLHFSLAFLFPLQRFLQCQMKNFVNTIAAAAALCIHLFVSWLFVSKLRFGLVGVALTLGFSWWAITVTLFAYVTCGGCPETWHGFTVEAFAGLGEFVGLSAASGVMLCLENWYYRILILLTGNLKNAAIAVDALSICMNINGWEMMIPLAFFAGTGVRVANELGAGNGKGAKFAAIVSSTTSMVIGLFFWVLIMGLHDKIALIFTTSAAVLDAVDKLSLLLAFTILLNSIQPVLSGVAVGSGWQSTVAYVNIGCYYIIGVPMGVLLGWLFNLGVLGIWAGMIGGTAVQMLILAAITIRCDWEKEAMIASTRMDRLSQVR; from the exons ATGGGTCACGGAACACGAGGAGGAGGGTCGGATTGCGCCGCGCCGCTGCTGAGCGTGAGCGGCGACGACGCTGGGAAGCAGGAGCCGCACCGGCAGGAGAGCTGCTGCGATCTATGGAGGCGGGTGAGCGAGGAGTCGAGGAAGCTGTGGGTGGTCGTGGGCCCGGCCATCTTCACCCGCACCGCCACCTACAGCCTCAACGTCATCATGCAGGCCTTCGCCGGCCACCTCGGCGACCTCGAGCTCGCCTCCGTCTCCTTCGCCTGCACCGTCCTCGCCGGCTTCAACTACGGCCTCATG CTAGGCATGGCGAGCGCGCTGGAGACATTGTGCGGACAGGCCTACGGCGCGAAGAAGTACCACATGATGGGGGTGTACATGCAGCGATCATGGATCGTTCTCTTTGTGTGCGCCGTGCTACTGACACCGATGTACTTCTTCGCGGAGGACGTCCTCCTCCTAACGGGGCAGCCGCCGGAGCTGTCGGCCATGGCGGGCAAGGTCTCCGTCTGGTTCATCCCTCTGCATTTCTCCCTGGCCTTCCTCTTCCCGCTGCAGCGGTTCCTGCAGTGCCAGATGAAGAACTTCGTCAACACCATCGCTGCTGCCGCGGCGCTCTGCATCCACCTCTTCGTCAGCTGGCTCTTCGTCTCCAAGCTCCGGTTCGGGCTCGTCGGCGTCGCACTCACGCTCGGCTTCTCGTGGTGGGCGATCACTGTGACGCTGTTCGCCTATGTCACGTGCGGCGGCTGCCCGGAGACTTGGCATGGGTTCACGGTGGAGGCGTTCGCCGGCTTGGGGGAGTTCGTCGGGCTGTCAGCTGCCTCTGGTGTCATGCTCTG CTTGGAGAATTGGTACTATAGGATACTGATCCTGCTGACAGGAAACCTCAAGAATGCAGCAATTGCAGTGGATGCCCTCTCCATTTG CATGAATATTAATGGATGGGagatgatgattccactggcaTTTTTCGCGGGTACCGG GGTGCGCGTGGCCAATGAGCTCGGTGCGGGCAACGGGAAGGGGGCCAAGTTCGCAGCCATTGTATCATCCACGACCTCGATGGTGATCGGACTCTTCTTCTGGGTGTTGATCATGGGCCTCCACGACAAGATCGCCCTCATCTTCACCACCAGTGCTGCTGTGCTGGATGCCGTCGATAAGCTCTCGCTCCTGCTGGCCTTCACCATACTCCTCAACAGCATACAACCTGTCCTCTCGG GTGTGGCCGTTGGGTCAGGATGGCAATCCACGGTGGCCTACGTCAACATCGGCTGCTACTATATCATCGGCGTACCCATGGGCGTCCTCCTCGGATGGCTCTTCAACCTTGGCGTGCTG GGGATCTGGGCAGGCATGATCGGCGGAACCGCTGTCCAGATGCTCATCCTGGCCGCCATAACCATCCGCTGCGACTGGGAGAAGGAG GCCATGATCGCGAGCACGCGCATGGACAGGTTGTCGCAGGTCAGGTGA
- the LOC112892743 gene encoding protein MIZU-KUSSEI 1-like, with amino-acid sequence MTQPARRPTPSTESVEIAFFGAASIPDPRSSPATPLPDIAFAHASTPPPPPPPAPVPQKQKHGKNRSRPGRLIRSVRAAFRSFPTIQAPSCRGMPSLHHLPGLYGPGGAVRNHFHGATHATGTLYGHRRARITIAFHESPGSPPCLLLDIGVPTAKFIQDVSAAGMVRLTLECDKHQHQHHAGDAPPRRLLDEPAWGAEVNGESVGYASRREATERDERVMQMLHATSMGAGVLPADMSHPSDGEFTYMRVHFDRVVGSKDAETYYMHNPEGGATGPELTIFFIRN; translated from the coding sequence ATGACACAGCCTGCTCGGCGCCCCACGCCCTCCACGGAAAGCGTCGAGATCGCCTTCTTCGGAGCCGCCTCCATCCCCGACCCGCGGTCCTCGCCGGCCACCCCGCTCCCGGACATCGCGTTCGCCCACgcgtcgacgccgccgccgccgcctccgccggcgCCCGTGCCGCAGAAGCAGAAGCACGGCAAGAACCGGTCGCGCCCGGGGCGCCTCATCCGGTCGGTGCGCGCCGCGTTCCGGTCGTTCCCGACCATCCAGGCGCCGTCCTGCCGGGGCATGCCGTCGCTGCACCACCTCCCGGGGCTCTACGGCCCCGGCGGCGCCGTCCGGAACCACTTCCACGGCGCCACGCACGCGACGGGGACGCTGTACGGCCACCGCAGGGCGCGCATCACCATCGCGTTCCACGAGAGCCCCGGCAGCCCGCCGTGCCTACTGCTGGACATCGGCGTGCCCACGGCCAAGTTCATCCAGGACGTGAGCGCGGCGGGGATGGTGCGCCTCACCCTCGAGTGCGACAAGCACCAGCACCAGCACCACGctggcgacgcgccgccgcggcggctgcTGGACGAGCCGGCCTGGGGGGCGGAGGTGAACGGCGAGAGCGTCGGGTACGCGTCGCGGCGGGAGGCGACGGAGCGGGACGAGCGCGTGATGCAGATGCTCCACGCCACGTCCATGGGCGCCGGCGTGCTGCCGGCCGACATGTCCCACCCGTCGGACGGCGAGTTCACGTACATGCGCGTGCACTTCGACCGCGTTGTGGGGTCCAAGGACGCCGAGACGTACTACATGCACAACCCCGAGGGCGGCGCCACCGGGCCGGAGCTCACCATCTTCTTCATTAGGAATTAG
- the LOC112893822 gene encoding DNA gyrase subunit B, chloroplastic/mitochondrial, with the protein MALLLRPPPPPPHLRALLRRLLSTGAGPVPSLMLPSLRSAAAAPRFLFGPRVAVAPRRNGVPVRAFMASTAASEAMQEKRVAGEYTAANVQVLEALDGVRTRPGMYIGSTGPRGLHHLVYEILDNAVDEAQAGHASKINVVLHDDNSVSVTDNGRGIPTDIHPQTKKSCVETVLTLMHAGGKFGGSKSGYSVSGGLHGVGLSVVNALSEALEVTVWRDGKEYKQHYSRGKPMTTLTSITLPGETRSRQGTRIRFWPDKDIFTTTISFDFNTISSRIRELAFLNPELTITLTKEEGHTEVQHNEYCYAGGLVEYVKWLNTDKKPLHDPIAFRKELDGIIVDVSLQWCSDSYSDTVLGYANSIRTIDGGTHIDGLKASLTRTVNNLAKKSKTIKDKDITLSGEHVREGMTCIISVKVPSPEFEGQTKTRLGNPEVRRIVEQSVQENLTEYLELHPDVLDSILSKSLNALKAALAAKRARELVRTKSVLKSSSLPGKLADCASTNPEESEIFIVEGDSAGGSAKQGRDRKFQAILPLRGKILNIERKDEAALYKNEEIQNLILALGLGVKGEDFKKEALRYHKIVILTDADVDGAHIRTLLLTFFFRYQRALFDEGCIYVGVPPLYKVERGKQAHYCYDDGDLKEIVNTFPANASYHIQRFKGLGEMMPAQLWETTMDPERRLLKQLKVDDAAEANVVFSSLMGTRVEYRKQLIQNAASTINLDQLDI; encoded by the exons ATGGCgctcctcctccggccgccacctccccctCCCCACCTCCgcgcgctcctccgccgcctcctctccACCGGCGCGGGCCCCGTCCCTTCCCTCATGCTCCCCTCGctgcgctccgccgccgccgcccctcggtTCCTGTTCGGGCCAAG GGTTGCGGTGGCCCCGCGGCGGAATGGGGTCCCGGTGCGGGCGTTCATGGCTTCCACGGCTGCGTCCGAGGCGATGCAGGAGAAGCGGGTGGCAGGGGAGTACACCGCCGCCAACGTCCAG GTCTTAGAAGCATTAGATGGAGTTCGCACAAGACCTGGTATGTACATTGGGAGCACAGGACCACGTGGATTGCATCATCTG GTTTATGAAATCTTAGATAATGCTGTGGATGAAGCTCAAGCAGGGCATGCCTCCAAGATTAATGTAGTCCTTCATGATGACAATTCAGTTAGTGTAACAGACAATGGCCGTGGG ATTCCTACAGACATACACCCCCAAACGAAGAAATCTTGTGTGGAGACTGTCTTAACG TTAATGCACGCTGGTGGCAAATTTGGAGGTTCAAAGAGTGGTTACAGTGTCTCTGGAGGGCTGCATGGTGTTGGCCTGTCGGTGGTTAATGCTTTGTCAGAG GCACTTGAGGTTACCGTTTGGCGTGATGGGAAGGAATACAAACAACACTATTCTCGGGGGAAACCAATGACAACGCTAACTAGTATCACACTGCCTGGTGAAACAAGGTCTCGCCAAGGAACACGCATCAGATTTTGGCCTGATAAAGATA TATTTACCACCACGATCAGTTTTGACTTCAATACAATCTCTAGTCGCATCCGAGAGCTTGCCTTTCTAAATCCTGAG CTGACAATAACCTTGACTAAGGAAGAAGGGCACACAGAGGTTCAACATAATGAATACTGTTATGCTGGTGGCCTTGTTGAGTATGTTAAATGGTTGAATACTGATAAG AAACCCCTGCATGACCCGATTGCGTTCAGAAAGGAGTTGGACGGTATAATAGTGGATGTCTCCCTGCAATG GTGCTCTGACTCCTACTCTGATACAGTGCTAGGATATGCAAACAGTATCCGTACTATTGACGGTGGTACTCATATTGATGGTCTGAAGGCTTCGTTGACTAGAACGGTTAATAACCtcgcaaagaagtcgaagactattAAG GATAAGGATATTACTTTGAGTGGGGAGCATGTAAGAGAAGGAATGACGTGCATCATTTCAGTGAAAGTCCCTAGTCCAGAATTTGAAGGTCAAACAAAG ACAAGGTTGGGAAATCCCGAAGTACGGAGAATAGTTGAACAATCTGTTCAAGAAAACTTAACTGAGTACCTAGAGCTTCATCCAGATGTTCTGGATTCAATCCTATCAAAGTCCCTTAATGCTCTCAAG GCTGCGTTGGCAGCCAAGCGAGCTAGAGAATTGGTGAGGACAAAGAGCGTCTTGAAATCTTCTTCACTCCCTGGAAAACTAGCTGATTGTGCTTCAACTAATCCTGAAGAATCTG AAATTTTCATCGTTGAAGGTGATTCTGCAGGCGGTAGTGCAAAGCAAGGGCGGGATAGGAAATTTCAG GCTATTTTGCCTCTAAGGGGTAAAATTCTCAACATTGAAAGAAAGGATGAAGCAGCCTTGTACAAAAATGAAGAGATCCAAAATCTTATCCTTGCACTTGGACTAGGAGTGAAG GGTGAGGATTTTAAGAAGGAAGCTCTTCGGTATCATAAGATAGTTATACTTACTGATGCTGATGTTGATGGTGCACATATCCGGACTCTCCTCCTTACTTTCTTCTTCAGATATCAG AGAGCACTATTTGATGAAGGTTGCATCTACGTTGGTGTACCTCCTCTTTATAAG GTTGAGCGTGGGAAACAAGCACATTATTGCTATGATGATGGTGATCTTAAAGAGATTGTTAACACCTTCCCTGCAAATGCATCATATCATATCCAGAGGTTTAAAG GTTTGGGTGAGATGATGCCCGCTCAATTATGGGAAACTACAATGGATCCTGAGAGGCGGCTCTTAAAGCAGCTTAAGGTTGACGATGCTGCTGAGGCCAATGTCGTCTTCTCATCACTTATGGGTACCCGG GTTGAATATCGGAAGCAACTGATCCAGAATGCTGCAAGCACGATCAACCTAGATCAACTTGACATTTGA
- the LOC112894044 gene encoding glutamate--cysteine ligase A, chloroplastic-like, translating to MAPTPACALVPPPPALPSARPCALVPTNSGRRRFAVAAASPLVEEAVRATEAEPLTKEDLVAYLASGCKPRSDWRIGTEHEKFGFQVETLRPVNYQQIRDLLNGVADRFGGHRVMEGNNIVGLKQGSQNISMEPGGQIELSGAPLETLHQTRAEVNSHLCQVKAVGEELGIGFLGLGFQPKWALSDMPIMPKAKFEIARNYMPKVGSSGLDMMFRTCSVQVNLDYGSEQDMIMKLRAAIALQPIATAIFANSPFKEGKLSGFLSLRSYTYTDTDSDRTGMLPFVFDSSFGFERYVDYVLDVPMYFVRRNKRHINCTGMSFRDFMAGKLPQVPGERPTLNDWEVHLGSIYPEVRLKRFLEMRGADGGPFSTLCALPAFWVGLLYDDESLRCITDMIADWTSEERDMLRRKVPVTGLKTQFRGGYVRDLAENLVKLAKDGLQRRGHMEAGFLNEVDEVVSTGVTQAEKLAKLYKTVWQHNVDPVFREFIY from the exons ATGGCGCCCACGCCTGCCTGCGCCTTggttccaccgccgccggcgctgccGTCGGCGAGGCCTTGTGCTCTTGTCCCCACGAACAGTGGCCGGCGCCGCTTCGCCGTGGCTGCTGCCAGCCCGCTGGTGGAGGAGGCCGTGCGGGCCACTGAAGCAGAGCCGCTCACCAAGGAGGACCTCGTCGCCTACCTCGCCTCCGGCTGCAAGCCACGCAGCGACTGGAG AATTGGCACGGAGCATGAGAAGTTTGGATTCCAGGTCGAGACACTGCGCCCTGTCAACTACCAGCAGATCCGTGACTTGCTCAATGGGGTTGCAGACAGATTTGGCGGGCACAGAGTAATGGAAGGAAATAACATCGTTGGTCTTAAGCAG GGATCGCAAAACATCTCGATGGAGCCTGGTGGCCAGATTGAGCTTAGCGGCGCTCCTCTGGAAACGCTTCACCAGACTCGCGCCGAGGTCAATTCACATCTTTGTCAG GTCAAAGCAGTCGGGGAGGAATTGGGGATAGGATTTCTAGGACTTGGTTTTCAACCGAAGTGGGCTCTCAGTGACATGCCTATAATGCCAAAG GCAAAGTTTGAAATAGCGCGAAACTACATGCCCAAAGTTGGCTCTTCTGGTCTTGATATGATGTTCCGAACATGCAGTGTACAG GTTAATCTGGACTACGGTTCGGAGCAAGACATGATCATGAAACTCCGAGCGGCCATTGCATTGCAGCCT aTTGCAACCGCCATATTTGCTAATTCTCCCTTCAAAGAAGGAAAACTAAGTGGTTTTCTTAGCTTGAGAAG CTATACATACACAGATACAGACAGTGACCGCACGGGGATGCTTCCTTTTGTATTTGACAGCTCATTTGG ATTTGAGCGTTACGTGGACTACGTATTAGATGTTCCAATGTACTTTGTCCGCCGGAACAAGAGGCACATCAATTGCACCGGAATGTCATTTCGG GATTTTATGGCAGGAAAGCTTCCACAAGTTCCGGGGGAGCGTCCAACATTGAATGATTGGGAGGTTCATCTTGGATCAATTTATCCTGAG GTTAGGTTGAAAAGGTTCCTTGAGATGAGAGGTGCTGATGGTGGTCCATTCAGTACATTGTGTGCTCTGCCGGCTTTTTGG GTTGGGCTACTGTATGATGATGAATCACTACGATGTATAACCGACATGATTGCTGATTGGACAAGTGAAGAAAGGGATATGTTACGGAGAAAG GTTCCGGTAACTGGTCTAAAGACACAATTTCGGGGTGGATATGTGAGAGATTTGGCTGAAAATCTTGTGAAGTTGGCCAAG GATGGGTTGCAAAGGAGAGGGCACATGGAAGCTGGTTTCTTGAATGAAGTTGATGAAGTTGTCAGCACAG GAGTGACACAAGCAGAGAAGCTTGCAAAATTGTACAAGACAGTGTGGCAGCACAATGTTGATCCAGTTTTTCGTGAGTTCATCTATTGA